One genomic window of Elaeis guineensis isolate ETL-2024a chromosome 2, EG11, whole genome shotgun sequence includes the following:
- the LOC105060211 gene encoding kinesin-like protein KIN-14R — protein MATTGKNPPPNGATGDSRRKEIQEAANMAETSDLNLHDSTTGGSNFFRFSTSPDLIVCTSPPDIPCDQIQETPDYIRRSNQRNRIAPLELFCNIESDNLRPRWGLAPTMTGSSLEMRSLSRNETLEVSLDLGVIPDVQDSLISINAGGTHESIVCGGIEYQKDSFYTGGDVIRKDAAIGDGKGLALYQSARVGNFSYKFQNLESGDYLVDLHFAEIIFPCGPPGMRIFDVFIQEQKVISAIDIYAQVGSNQPLILSALRASILMDEGLTIRFEGLVGKPILCGISIRHDYAAGKSGGNIEPVLATKREILQQQCDECRQLKQDYDLLLKEQIECKRAVKDLKQENELKSRECQKAWASLQELQMELMRKSMHVGSLAFAVEGQVKEKSRWFQSLADLSEKFKLLKFEHAKLSEEALEYRRFLADITHMTTTIQTTMDHHLNLGKEYKELKLKYVEEAKERKDLYNKIIELKGNIRVFCRCRPLNAEEIAGGASVAVDFESAKDGELIVKGHVSSKKVFKFDSVFSPEEDQEKVFEKTSPLATSVLDGYNVCIFAYGQTGTGKTFTMEGTEEARGVNYRTLEQLFQIIRERQGLFQYEITVSVLEVYNEQIHDLLLMGSQPGVAAKRLEVRQVAEGVHHVPGLVEAHVSNMDEVWEVLQMGSKARAVGSTNANEHSSRSHCIHCVMVRGENLMTGECTRSKLWLIDLAGSERVAKTDAQGERLKEAQNINKSLSALGDVISALATKSPHIPFRNSKLTHLLQDSLGGDSKTLMFVQISPNENDVGETLCSLNFASRVRGIELGPAKKQVDVSELFRYKQMVGKAKQDSKNKDAQITKMEDTIHYLEMKNKTKDLAVANLQEKVKELESQLLIERKLARQHVDAKIAENQQQLQQLKEQEEPNISLMNPPSVIQPLSEKFHNHVGEQLTPIKELGNGMRPLVENNTNRPMLLPPTDINILKCFPSPNDKENKPELAEEQTPRKASRVSLFYTARQVPASPAPRRYSLIPLPTSRAVVAPPPPLPPSMGNPSPPLHSPLPTINGKDGPQPRSTKKINSILRRSLQKKVIIRSPLPQTIRRGGTIGGVEKVRLSIGGSGRKTRRVPISNGARADKLTMQKQKEKERGWNHGATVRNIL, from the exons ATGGCAACAACTGGAAAAAACCCACCTCCCAACGGTGCGACCG GTGATTCTCGGCGAAAAGAGATCCAAGAAGCTGCAAACATGGCTGAAACCAGTGATCTCAACTTGCATGACTCCACCACCG GCGGTTCCAATTTTTTTAGGTTCTCGACGTCTCCAGATCTCATTGTCTGCACGAGCCCGCCGGATATCCCCTGTGACCAGATCCAAGAAACGCCGGATTACATCAGGAGGAGCAACCAGAGGAATAGAATTGCTCCTCTTGAGCTCTTTTGCAACATAGAGTCTGATAATTTGAGACCAAGATGGGGCTTAGCTCCAACAATGACGGGATCATCTCTAGAGATGCGATCTTTGAGTAGAAATGAAACCTTAGAAGTTTCTCTCGATCTTGGAGTAATACCAGATGTCCAGGATAGCTTGATAAGTATAAATGCAGGTGGGACTCATGAATCCATAGTTTGTGGTGGTATTGAGTACCAAAAGGATAGCTTCTACACAGGTGGAGATGTTATCAGGAAAGATGCAGCAATTGGGGATGGCAAAGGACTGGCATTGTATCAGTCTGCTCGAGTAGGGAACTTTTCATATAAATTCCAGAACCTGGAATCAGGAGATTATCTTGTTGACCTGCATTTTGCGGAGATCATATTCCCTTGTGGTCCACCAGGAATGAGAATTTTTGATGTCTTTATACAGGAACAGAAG GTCATCTCTGCAATAGACATCTATGCACAGGTTGGCTCAAACCAACCACTTATTTTATCAGCTCTGAGAGCTTCAATTCTCATGGATGAGGGGTTGACAATTAGATTTGAAGGGTTAGTAGGAAAACCTATTCTTTGTGGCATTTCAATAAGACACGATTATGCTGCAG GAAAAAGTGGTGGGAACATCGAACCAGTATTGGCCACAAAGAGAGAAATATTACAG CAACAATGCGATGAATGTAGGCAGCTGAAACAAGACTATGATTTGCTCTTGAAGGAGCAAATAGAATGCAAAAGAGCAGTAAAGGATCTAAAACAGGAGAATGAACTTAAGAGTAGAGAATGTCAGAAGGCCTGGGCATCACTGCAGGAACTTCAGATGGAGCTCATGCGCAAATCAATGCATGTTGGTTCTTTAG CTTTTGCTGTAGAAGGGCAAGTGAAGGAGAAAAGTCGATGGTTTCAATCTCTAGCAGACCTGAGTGAGAAATTTAAA TTGCTGAAGTTCGAGCATGCAAAGCTGTCAGAGGAGGCACTAGAATACAGGAGGTTCCTTGCAGATATTACCCATATGACTACTACCATTCAAACCACTA TGGATCATCATCTCAACCTGGGAAAGGAGTACAAAGAACTTAAACTTAAATATGTTGAAGAAGCAAAGGAAAGAAAAGACCTATACAATAAAATCATAGAGCTAAAAG GAAACATCAGAGTTTTTTGCCGCTGCCGGCCTCTTAATGCTGAAGAAATTGCTGGAGGGGCTTCTGTGGCGGTTGATTTTGAATCTGCCAAAGATGGTGAACTTATTGTCAAAGGCCATGTATCTTCCAAGAAGGTCTTCAAGTTTGACAGTGTCTTCAGCCCTGAAGAAGATCAAG AAAAGGTTTTTGAAAAAACTTCACCTCTTGCAACATCAGTGTTGGATGGATACAATGTCTGCATATTTGCTTATGGGCAGACAGGAACTGGCAAAACATTCACAATGGAAGGAACTGAAGAAGCTCGAGGAGTTAACTATAGGACTCTTGAGCAACTCTTCCAAATTATCAGAGAAAGGCAAGGGTTATTCCAGTATGAAATAACTGTAAGTGTCTTGGAGGTCTACAATGAACAAATACATGATTTACTTCTAATGGGATCTCAGCCTGGAGTTGCTGCAAAAAG GCTAGAAGTAAGGCAAGTTGCAGAAGGAGTTCATCATGTTCCAGGACTGGTCGAAGCTCATGTGAGCAACATGGATGAGGTCTGGGAAGTGCTACAAATGGGCAGCAAAGCCAGAGCTGTGGGCTCAACGAATGCTAATGAACATAGCAGTCGATCACACtg tatccactgtgTGATGGTAAGAGGGGAGAATCTGATGACTGGAGAGTGCACAAGAAGTAAATTGTGGCTCATCGACCTAGCTGGAAGTGAGAGAGTGGCAAAGACGGATGCTCAAGGAGAGCGACTGAAAGAGGCACAAAACATCAACAAATCACTTTCTGCACTAGGTGATGTAATATCTGCACTTGCAACTAAAAGCCCACACATTCCCTTCAG GAACTCAAAGCTCACCCACTTACTTCAAGACTCTTTGG GTGGCGACTCGAAGACTTTGATGTTTGTGCAGATCAGCCCTAATGAGAATGATGTAGGAGAGACTCTTTGCTCTCTGAATTTTGCTAGTAGAGTGAGGGGAATTGAACTTGGCCCTGCCAAGAAACAAGTTGATGTTAGTGAACTTTTCAGATACAAACAAATG GTTGGGAAGGCTAAACAGGATAGCAAGAACAAAGATGCCCAAATAACTAAAATGGAAGACACAATTCATTATCTTGAAATgaagaacaagacaaaagatcTTGCTGTTgcaaatcttcaagagaaa GTTAAGGAGTTGGAATCACAATTACTAATTGAACGAAAGTTGGCAAGGCAGCATGTTGATGCCAAAATAGCGGAAAACCAACAGCAGTTGCAGCAACTAAAAGAGCAAGAAGAACCGAACATATCATTGATGAATCCTCCATCGGTTATTCAACCATTGTCAGAAAAATTTCACAACCACGTTGGAGAACAACTAACACCAATTAAAGAGCTAGGTAATGGAATGAGACCACTTGTTGAGAACAACACCAACAGGCCTATGCTGCTGCCTCCTACCGACATTAACATTCTCAAGTGTTTCCCATCACCAAATGACAAGGAAAATAAGCCAGAGCTGGCTGAAGAGCAAACCCCAAGAAAGGCCAGTAGAGTTTCTCTTTTCTATACAGCTCGCCAGGTTCCAGCCAGTCCGGCACCCCGTCGTTACTCGCTTATTCCACTTCCTACCTCGAGAGCAGTGGTGGCACCGCCACCACCATTGCCACCTAGTATGGGCAATCCTTCACCACCATTGCATTCACCATTGCCAACCATCAATGGTAAGGATGGTCCCCAGCCCAGAAGCACAAAAAAGATTAACAGCATACTTAGAAGAAGCCTCCAAAAGAAGGTGATTATCAGATCTCCATTGCCACAGACAATTAGAAGGGGAGGTACCATTGGAGGGGTAGAAAAGGTCCGGCTCTCAATTGGTGGAAGTgggaggaagacaaggagagtgCCCATAAGTAATGGTGCAAGAGCTGACAAACTAACGATGCAGAAGCAGAAGGAAAAGGAGAGAGGCTGGAATCATGGGGCAACAGTCAGGAACATTCTCTGA